From the Osmerus eperlanus chromosome 19, fOsmEpe2.1, whole genome shotgun sequence genome, one window contains:
- the stx5al gene encoding syntaxin 5A, like, whose protein sequence is MNTRRRHGPRSQEGVYQGPSQTQPPLVQTPDGLSTSAPSPPVPLMDISNMSGRDRTNEFQSVCRSLQSRQNGVQANKPALSAIRQRSDFTLMAKRIGRDLSNTFSKLEKLTILAKRKSLFDDKAVEIEELTYIVKQDINSLNKQIAQLQGLVRSRQSQNGQHLQTHSNTVVVSLQSKLAMMSNDFKSVLEVRTENLKEQRTRRERFSQAPASSPNANNFGNSVLMQDDSKSSADVAINMDGRASQQLQLVNDQDSYIQSRADTMQNIESTIVELGSIFQQLAHMVKEQEETVHRIDANVEDTQMNVEGAHTEILKYFQSVSSNRWLLVKIFLVLVIFFIVFVVFLA, encoded by the exons ATGAACACGCGACGGCGCCACGGTCCTAGGAGTCAGGAAGGGGTCTACCAAGGACCTTCCCAGACACAGCCGCCCCTGGTGCAGACTCCAGACGGACTGTCTACTTCAGCGCCGTCTCCTCCGGTCCCATTGATGGACATCAGCAACATGTCTGGGAGAGATCGCACCAACGAGTTCCAGTCAGTTTGCCGGTCTCTTCAATCACGACAG AATGGAGTCCAGGCCAATAAACCAGCCCTCAGCGCAATCAGACAACGCAGTGACTTCACCCTCATGGCTAA GAGAATCGGGAGAGACTTGAGTAACACTTTTTCCAAATTGGAAAAGCTTACTATAC TTGCCAAAAGGAAATCCCTCTTTGACGACAAGGCTGTGGAGATTGAGGAGTTGACCTACATTGTTAAACAG GACATTAACAGTCTGAATAAACAGATAGCACAACTACAGGGGCTAGTTCGATCAAGACAGAGTCAAAATGGTCAACATCTACAGACACACTCCAACACCGTGGTGGTCTCCCTCCAG TCAAAACTGGCGATGATGTCTAATGACTTCAAATCGGTGCTGGAGGTCAGGACTGAG AACCTGAAGGAGCAGAGAACCAGACGAGAACGGTTCTCCCAAGCCCCTGCCTCGTCCCCTAACGCCAACAACTTTG GTAACTCTGTCCTGATGCAGGACGACTCGAAGTCGTCTGCTGATGTTGCTATAAACATGGACGGACGTGCGAGCCAGCAGCTGCAGCTAGTGAACGACCAG GACTCTTACATCCAGAGCCGGGCGGACACGATGCAGAACATCGAGAGCACCATTGTGGAGCTGGGCTCCATCTTCCAGCAGCTGGCCCACATggtgaaggagcaggaggagacagtgcacag GATTGACGCCAACGTGGAGGACACCCAGATGAACGTGGAGGGCGCCCACACCGAGATCCTCAAATACTTTCAGTCCGTCTCCTCAAACCGCTGGCTCCTTGTCAAGATCTTCCTCGTCCTCGTCATCTTCTTCATCGTCTTTGTTGTCTTCCTCGCCTAG
- the esrra gene encoding LOW QUALITY PROTEIN: steroid hormone receptor ERR1 (The sequence of the model RefSeq protein was modified relative to this genomic sequence to represent the inferred CDS: inserted 2 bases in 1 codon): MSSREHRTDLYIKAEPSSPEGGGGXGRNSPGGASSDSSQSGGGGTRGDGVGRYSPPLYTPAMRCHFKEEGGDAVEEGSTGSGGGRCKYALSTLPKRLCLVCGDVASGYHYGVASCEACKAFFKRTIQGNIEYSCPASNECEITKRRRKACQACRFTKCLKVGMLKEGVRLDRVRGGRQKYKRRPEVENATYQSAPLPLRKEGDKGSSNIIVSHLLVAEPEKLFAMPDPLQPDTAQRTLTTLCDLADRELVVIIGWAKHIPGFLSLSLADQMSVLQSVWLEVLVLGVAFRSLNCEDEVVFAEDFVLDEEMSRVAGLTELNAAISQLARRFRALQLDREEFVMLKAIALTNSDSVYIEDMEAVQKLRDLLHQALLEQECQRHSEDPQRAGRLLLTLPLLRQTAGRALTTFYSIKTRGGVPMHKLFLEMLEAMMDSP, encoded by the exons ATGTCTTCCAGGGAGCATCGTACCGACCTCTACATCAAGGCTGAGCCCAGCAgtccggagggagggggggg ggggcgcaacaGCCCCGGGGGGGCGTCCTCCGACTCCTCCCAGAGCGGCGGCGGCGGGACCAGGGGCGACGGAGTGGGCCGCTACTCCCCGCCCCTCTACACGCCCGCCATGCGCTGCCACTTCAAGGAGGAGGGCGGGGACGCGGTGGAGGAGGGGTCTACCGGCAGCGGGGGCGGGCGCTGCAAGTACGCCCTGAGCACGCTGCCCAAGAGGCTGTGTCTGGTGTGCGGAGACGTGGCCTCAGGGTATCACTACGGAGTGGCCTCCTGCGAGGCCTGCAAGGCCTTCTTCAAGAGAACCATACAGG GTAACATTGAGTACAGCTGTCCTGCGTCCAACGAGTGTGAGATCACCAAGAGACGTCGGAAGGCCTGTCAGGCGTGCCGTTTCACCAAGTGCCTCAAAGTAGGCATGCTGAAAGAGg GAGTTCGTCTGGACCGGGTGAGAGGCGGAAGGCAGAAGTATAAAAGGCGGCCGGAGGTGGAAAATGCCACTTACCAGAGCGCCCCTCTCCCGCTCAGAAAGGAGGGGGACAAAG GCTCGTCCAACATCATCGTGTCCCACCTCCTGGTGGCCGAGCCTGAGAAGCTGTTCGCTATGCCCGACCCCCTGCAGCCCGACACGGCCCAGCGCACACTCACCACCCTCTGTGACCTGGCCGACCGTGAGCTGGTGGTCATCATCGGCTGGGCCAAACACATCCCCg gcttcctgtccctgtccctggcaGACCAGATGTcggtgctgcagtctgtctggctggaggtgctggtgctgggggtggcCTTCCGCTCCCTGAACTGTGAGGACGAGGTGGTGTTTGCGGAGGACTTTGTCCTGGACGAGGAGATGTCTCGCGTGGCGGGCCTGACGGAGCTAAACGCTGCCATCAGTCAGCTGGCCCGCCGCTTCCGTGCCCTGCAGCTGGACCGCGAGGAGTTTGTCATGCTCAAAGCCATCGCGCTCACCAACTCGG ACTCTGTGTACATCGAGGACATGGAGGCGGTTCAGAAACTGCGGGACCTGCTCCATCAGGCCCTGCTGGAGCAGGAGTGCCAGCGCCACTCCGAGGACCCCCAGCGGGCGGGgcgtctcctcctcaccctgcccctcctgcgGCAGACCGCCGGCCGCGCCCTCACCACCTTCTACAGCATCAAGACTCGCGGGGGCGTGCCCATGCACAAACTGTTTCTGGAGATGCTGGAGGCCATGATGGACTCTCCGTAG
- the LOC134039334 gene encoding potassium channel subfamily K member 4, with amino-acid sequence MRCSTLLGILTGVLLYLILGAVVFRTLELPREEGQHMQLHDTRRAFLENYTCVSPDILQALIEEVADAIGAGVDPSANETSFSSQWDLASAFFFSGTIITTIGFGNISPKTEGGQLFCIFYALVGIPLFGFLLAGVGDHLGTGLSKAVLKIETLFLRWKVSPTIVRVISAVLSILLGCVLFVAVPIMVFKEVEKWSFLESAYFVVITLTTVGFGDYVAGDSGDRGSDHWYKPLVWFWILLGLAYFVSVLTMIGNWIRVLFKKTRAEMEELRAHATDWTQNIQNMSVDFRIPGKLDDPFKGRRRKRRHGGRNRSHGGGQSVSITGAPGEGGTAMENGQLPPSPSESGSSSCSYSYSSNESESGSRTGSEVTQTERVPEGKSQELDKDFFPDQLYCQPLDYFGENLAFIDESSDALSGKLHLDPLLDPAQPGSVPRKTKRRRHRRPLPQKSPKTSPSNPGKKEPNGDINPPSNPPPSPPRP; translated from the exons ATGCGCTGCTCCACCCTCCTGGGCATCCTGACCGGGGTCCTGCTCTACCTGATCCTGGGGGCCGTGGTGTTCCGCACCCTGGAGCTCCCCCGCGAGGAGGGCCAGCACATGCAGCTGCACGACACGCGACGCGCCTTCCTGGAGAACTACACCTGCGTCAGCCCTGACATCCTGCAGGCCCTCATAGAG gAGGTGGCCGATGCGATTGGTGCAGGCGTGGATCCCAGCGCCAATGAGACTTCCTTCAGCAGCCAATGGGATCTGGCCAGcgccttcttcttctctggtaccatcatcaccaccatcg GTTTTGGGAACATCTCCCCAAAGACAGAAGGCGGGCAGCTGTTCTGCATCTTCTACGCCCTGGTGGGGATCCCTCTCTTTGGCTTCCTGCTGGCTGGCGTTGGAGACCACCTGGGGACTGGGCTCAGCAAAGCTGTGCTCAAAATAGAGACTCTCTTCCTG AGGTGGAAGGTGAGCCCTACGATTGTGAGGGTCATCTCAGCCGTCTTGTCCATCCTGTTGGGGTGCGTACTCTTCGTTGCCGTGCCGATCATGGTGTTTAAGGAAGTTGAGAAGTGGTCTTTCCTGGAGTCCGCCTACTTTGTGGTCATCACCTTGACTACGGTGGGCTTCGGAGACTATGTGGCAG GTGACAGTGGAGACAGGGGGAGTGACCACTGGTACAAGCCTCTGGTTTGGTTCTGGATCCTTCTTGGTCTGGCCTACTTTGTTTCGGTGCTGACCATGATTGGGAACTGGATCCGAGTGCTGTTCAAGAAGACCAGGGCTGAG ATGGAGGAGCTGCGTGCTCACGCCACCGACTGGACCCAGAACATCCAGAACATGTCTGTCGACTTCCGCATCCCGGGAAAACTGGACGACCCCTTCAAGGGACGCAGGAGGAAGCGTCGCCATGGCGGCCGCAATCGCAGCCACGGGGGCGGTCAGAGCGTGTCCATCACAGGTgcccctggggaggggggcacggCCATGGAGAACGGCCAGCTGCCCCCGAGCCCGTCAGAATCCGGGTCCTCATCCTGCTCGTACTCCTACTCCTCCAACGAGTCTGAGTCCGGCTCCAGgacggggtcagaggtcactcaGACTGAGCGCGTGCCTGAGGGGAAAAGTCAAGAGCTTGATAAAGACTTTTTCCCCGACCAACTTTACTGCCAGCCTCTGGACTACTTCGGAGAGAACCTGGCTTTCATCGACGAGTCTTCGGATGCTTTGAGCGGAAAGCTGCACTTGGATCCCCTGCTGGATCCAGCGCAGCCTGGTTCTGTCCCTCGGAAGACTAAGAGAAGACGCCATAGAAGGCCACTTCCACAGAAGAGCCCGAAGACCAGCCCTTCCAACCCAGGGAAGAAAGAACCAAACGGGGACATAAATCCTCCTTCGAATCCACCACCTTCTCCACCAAGGCCTTAA
- the LOC134039339 gene encoding hatching enzyme 1.2-like, which translates to MDHRFVSAVLVLLLGLTQASLQEGDVAVDVSTIIIEANKGMSHLLLEGDVALPTTRNAMKCLSQQCKWPKSASGLVEVPYKIDTVFRSNDVNTIKRAMNGFATQTCIRFVPYAGQWNYLDIRSNGGCWSALGRQRGGQQVSLDTSGCINNGVIQHELLHALGFHHEHTRSDRDKYIRVNFENIRPENTKDFVKQDTNNLNTPYDYSSVMHYGKHAFSHRGDTITPIPDSSVTIGQRVGMGKIDIQRVNKLYEC; encoded by the exons ATGGATCATCGTTTTGTCTCGGCTGTTCTGGTGCTTCTTCTGGGCCTCACACAGGCCTCTCTGCAGGAGGGAGATGTGGCGGTGG ACGTCTCTACAATAATTATTGAGGCAAACAAAG GGATGAGCCATTTGTTGCTGGAAGGAGATGTAGCATTGCCAACGACTAGAAATGCTATGAAGTGCTTAAGCCAACAATGCAAATGGCCTAAATCTGCATCCGGACTGGTTGAGGTGCCATACAAGATCGACACTGTCTTTC GGAGCAATGACGTAAACACAATCAAAAGGGCCATGAATGGGTTTGCAACTCAAACCTGCATTCGCTTCGTCCCATATGCTGGCCAGTGGAACTACCTCGATATTAGGAGTAATGGCGG ATGCTGGTCCGCCTTGGGGAGGCAGCgaggggggcagcaggtgtCCCTGGATACCAGCGGCTGCATCAATAACGGCGTGATTCAGCATGAGCTTCTCCATGCTCTGGGTTTCCACCATGAGCACACCCGCAGCGACAGGGACAAGTACATCAGGGTCAACTTTGAGAACATACGTCCGG AGAATACTAAGGATTTCGTGAAGCAAGATACTAATAACCTGAATACTCCGTATGACTACTCCTCTGTCATGCACTATGGAAA ACACGCCTTCTCGCACAGAGGGGATACTATCACCCCCATCCCTGATTCCTCTGTCACCATCGGCCAGAGGGTCGGGATGGGCAAGATTGACATCCAAAGGGTTAACAAGCTCTATGAATGCT GA